Within the Montipora foliosa isolate CH-2021 chromosome 11, ASM3666993v2, whole genome shotgun sequence genome, the region ATTTCGGCATTGCAAAGGCGCCGGCTCAAGAAAGCTGAACCGAAGACTGATCAAGCGCTTTCAAGGTGTCAGTGAAAGAAATGTCCAGAATGTGCTGTCCAAAAGTCGACTCAGCCAGAAGATGAACGCACGGTTTCAAAATAAAGCGATACAGCGGCCCATAAGAGCAAAAACAGTCCAAGTAAGAATTGATAAATTATGTTATTAATTAGACCAAACCAATCTTCCCTAATCAACCATTGTgccggtgggggggggggggggggttccaaGAAAATTTGGGTGGGGATGTACGGCACGCTTCCCAAAACCTTACattatttatgaccaaaatctgcgatatTACCTATGGTATTTAtaacctgaccaaaaatttgaaaccCTATTTATCACTTGACTCTTAAATCAAAACCCTGTTTCTGACCAGCGTTATATAATAAGTTCCAGACCAATGTTACATTACCGTAAACATAATTTGTGAAGTgctttgttgattttcttttcgaGAAAGATGAAAAAAGTGGCTTCTTCTTAAAACGATACCCATATCAAGGCTAGAGTGCAAAaaccatacccccatttatgaCCAAAACTTTTCCTTAAATTAAAACCATTCTCTTTGGGGTCAATCGACTCATTTAAGCATTCTAAGGGGTTATTCAAGTGAAGAACTTTGGAAAGAAATGTGAGAAATGGTTTATATGACAGGGGCATCTCAGCTCGTCTATTACtatgataataatcataataatgtcTTTTACATGGACAGGATTAGTATTGCAGCGTAGCTGATGTGATCGTGTATAATATAGTAACCCTAAGACGAATACACAAACAAATTTCcaaaattaacaaaatcaaaaataGCACCTGGGCTCTTCCTTGATGAGAATGAGTGAGTCTGAGCACTTTGATTGCATGTAGAGTGACATCGCTGCAAAGCATGTTATACGATTAAAGATTTCATTTCTACGTTGTTTGTAGGTAAGACATCAAATTGACCTGGTTGATATGAAAAAATCAGCTGTATCGAAGAACGGAAAAACGTACAAGTACATCCTAACAGTTCAAGATGTTTTTAGTCGATATTTGTGGCTGCGTCCTTTGACAGGGAAGTCAAGCAAGCTAGTAGCAAGAGAGCTTAATAAGCTGTACACAGAGGTCGGCCCTCCACGAGTGATCCAATCAGATAACGGAGGAGAATTCAAACAAGCCGTGGATCTGCTATGCAAATCGCTAGGAGTGAAGATAATCAGAGGGTCCCCGTACCATCCCCAGTCTCAGGGAAAAGTGGAACGGTCTCATAGATCTTTACGAAAAAAGATAAATTTTGATCTTATTAATTTTTCCAAGGTTGGAGTGAACTGGGTCTCAAAATTAATGGAATACCAAAAGGTCCTAAACGAGGAATTGATGGACGTTTTAGGTAAACAATCGCCTTTTGAGGTGTTTTACGGTCGAGCGTCTAATGCTTTATCCGAGATATCGGATGGCGGATTATCCTACCAAGAGAGTGTTTCATCTGCAGCTAGAATTTCTCCTAGGGCCTCCGATTTCAGAAACAATGGTGAACGTATCCGCAAAATTCGATCCAAAGCTAGGGCGTCCAACAACGTATGGGACAAGCGATACATTAAGAGGAGAGTAAAAGGCAACCCACCCTCCGTTTACAAAGTGGGAGAACGGGTTCTAATTCGATTTCCATTTTCAGGAAGAACCCGCGGTATTCCAAAAAAGCGATTTGTTGTTGACGGAACGATTATAAAACGAAATgtacagtttggaaaatacaaaataacATACGAATCCCCCACAACAGAAAAGTCTTGCTGTGACTGGGTTTCAGTCGAAGATATGACTAGTGCTACAGCTGTTGAAGAAAAACGCAAACGGGCAGCCGCGAGGAGACAGATGAGTCTTTCAAAAACACAGAAGGAACATAAAGCAAAGAAAGCAGCTCACCGGGAAAAATACTACATCGCAATGACGCCTGAGGACCTTCATCAACCGTTCAGCGAACAAGGCTTTGATGTCACATACAATCCACCAGGAGACGGCAACTGCCAGTTTTCAGCATTGGCCCATCTACTCCAAACTATTGGCATTTTTCATTCCGAGGAATCTTTGCGGAGAGAAATAGTAAGATATCTGACTGAAAATCCAAACAATCAGGATGGATTTCCTTTTGAACTTTTCGTAGGCATGCCTTGGTCTCAATACCTCACTAGCATCGCCCAAAATGGAACTTACGGAGATCAGATCACTCTTCAAGCTGTCGCTAATCTTTTCAACGTGGAGATTGTAATAATATCGACATTGGGTCCAAACGCAAAAACTGTTATATCTCCTCAATTTTCCATTCCTTTTGCCTCACTGACACTAGGACACTTTGCGGAAGATCAAGGAATCCATTACGTTTGTTTAACGGCACTGAATCATAATTACGGTAACAGTTCAGTAGGAGATGAAGATATTTGTGACAAGCCTACGAATGAAGAATCTCAATGGGCTGCACATGAGATAGGTAGCGGAGAAAACAATGAAGAACCTCGTTCCATAGAGGACCTTCCAAATGAAGTCCTTGAAATCATTATTACTTTTTCGTTAACAGGAAGCCCGAGAAACATTGTGGACACCTTTAACATTTTAAGCATGATAAACAAACGATTTAGAAGTCTCACAGGCTCATTCATTCAAAGGCTGCCAAGAGTGTTTTTTGATTGGGATACATGCGTAGGTTACCACAGCATGCGACAGATTTCTAAAACACGTGGGAAAGGGAGTGGCCTTGTTTTAGCACTTAAGAACATAATTAACCACCCTCAGTGGATAAATGCGTGGGTGAGACTTCTGTATACTGGGATCGTAGGATGGTTCTACATTCAGAACATCATCTGGAAAAatggaaggaaaaaataaagagtATCCGAACTGTCATGCCGGAAAGTTTCTGTTACCGTTTGTCTGTTGACTCAAATCGATATAGAATATATATATCGATATATTGATAGAATAAATCTGAAAACTCTTAATAGACTGTTGGttaaagctttgaaaaatgtaGATTTTTTACTATTTCTTACTGTGTTCTACGAACAAGCGTTGAGTAATCGCACCAAATAGTGAGAATACGTTTATTTCATTTACAAGTAAGTTGTGACTATATTTGCATGAGTATCGTTGCTATTAAAGTTGTCTTTATATCATCTGTACCATCTGTATATTTTTATGCTTCATCATACCACCGTCTCACCAAATCTTTCAAACACATCCAGAAGGACTCTAAAAAATAGCGGGCCCCTTTCAAAAAGAGTATAAACCAGGGGCCCCAAACGATCCCACAACTGAGTGCACGCCTTCTCTCGCCCAGGCTTCCCCACTATTTCCACTATGTACTTGCGCTATCCGCTGTAAAGAATTTCGGaaatgatatttgcaaatgctCCACCATCAGAAGGgctattttttgggaaatctttAGAAGTTCAGACGTTCCCAGTAAGCTTTGACCGGAAGTACGCAGAACCTCGGGAATGTTCACAAAAAATCACCGACACTCAAATAATAACCGGTAATCGTAAAGGAGCTTTCAACACTGTTATTACATTTGAGGTTaaattgtattacatttacggtggggtaatttattacatttagggttgatttttattacatttgtggTTAGTATTACATTTAgagttaatttttattacatttacggTTGGTATTACATTTAGCGTTGTTATTACTTTTAGCGGTGATACAGTCAGGGCGTGGGCCTCctgggaaattttctttcaaggtgacaaggtaggggagcctataactccacttgaaacccaactaaggatcaagttaatgatccacgaccgtagtcaacttagcgaaTGACAAGAGGAGGAAAATAGGACGAAACTACATTTTCCcaacaagcctgtttcgtgaatcgcttcactcttcaggggtttaatgaaagaatattcatgtgactatcgtgtatatactaggaaaattataatattgtatatatattatatatatacatatatatatttttttaggaAACAGAAGGTGAAGTGATGATATGAAAGAAGCTAGGCAGAATGACTCTTTCACCACAAGAACCAAGTCTGTTTTTACCAGATACCGGAAGTAGCAGCGAATTATCTGAGTCCGATACCACCAATGGCAATGATCTGAGCTCTCGCCGCAATGCCTTGAACAAATTTCTATCAGTCTCTGGTGTGGAGTTTGTTTCTGTGTCAAAAAAGAAGTTCAGTGAGTTGCAACAGCGTACTAAGATTAATCATGTCTCAAAAGCTAGTGAAACAATTGCAGCAGTCCTCGATGTCATTGCCCCGGGAGATGCAGGTGCATTATGGGAGGCAACAAAGGAGTCAAAACTGGTTGAAAGGAAACTTTCTATTGACGAAGACCTAGAAAGCACTGAAGAACTATACCTACAAGCACTAGCAGAAACATACGTACACGCTACCGGATGGGATACCCGTAGACAAATCCTGTCAATAATGGCAGATCTTGTTCCATTCTCCAGACTTCAGAAGTTCATACCTGGTATCACATATTATCAAGTTAAGATAGCGATTCATCATAAGCATCTTTTCGGACGTGGAGCACCAGTAGTCAAAAAAGTTTCTCCCAGAATGCGTGTTGACTCTGTGCAGCTTGACCATTTTTTGACGTTTATTACAAGTCCCCACGTGATGCAGGATCTTCCCTTTGGTCAGCGTCATCTCCAGCTCTCGAATGGCAAAATTGTGGAAGTACCAAATGTTATACGTGAAATGGTTAAAGAGTGCACTATCAAGCAATATCGCCAATTCTGCGAAGAAAATAACTTCAAGCCATTCAGCTATGCAACCATGCATCGCATCCTTACATATTGCTCAGCATCTGTGAGAAAATCTCTTCAGGGCTTAGACTACATTTCAGCTGAAGGGAGTTCAGCGTTTGATGATTTGTCAATTATTACAGAGAAGCTTACTGATCGAAATCTTGATCCTTGTAAAGGCCAGAAACTGCAAAAGGCGTTGAAGGAAGGGAAGCTATACCTAAAGACTGATTATAAGGTAAAATTACACACAGAACCAAAAAGCATTGGTTTACATATTTTTTACTAAACAATTTATGTTACCAACAGGTGCACATCGTAGAGAAGTCAAATACCGCTGACCACTGCCTTGCCTTTGCGTTAAGTGATCCAAAAGAAGACGCATTTCAAAACAAGTATGATCATACTCACAAAGAATGTTGTCGATCATGCGAAGAGCTAAAATGTACCTTGAATCTGATAGAAGACTCCATAAAATCTCTTCCAGAAAAACGATTTACTGTATTCCTACAGTCAGGCGGTCCAGGCCATTAACAGCTGGAAGTCTCATCTACTAAGGTCTGTCCAGCAAGACAAAGCCCGTACTGATGTTTTTAACACGCTAGACGAGAAGTCCGTCTTGATTACACAGGATTGGGCcttctaaaactcattaataattcataagtttgatagccaataaaagatggctaaattcgtcacgtgcatgagctttgatacccaatgaaaacacagatgaaaaccacacgtgttttggatcacatatcaaaaccacgtgtggttttcatctgttttctcattggacatcaaaatttatggatcaaaacaaaacaaattgaacacaaaaacaatacttcagtttaattaattatcataattaatcaccttcactgccaattcattttttttttcgttgacaaaaagttttacatcttcaataaaatacaggaagatttaaaaagatcgatcTATGTTCTAATAAATGTACTCTTCCACAAAAATAGTACCTTGCATTGAACCCACAGTAGCTTAACAATACTGTTTCCTGTCTTACCTTTTATCgcccatttagttttgtaagtctgggaattctctcttgcaacaacgttgattcttcttcccaactttttggagaactaaaatggctttcggtattcactgtgaaagactccgtcctctcactccgtcatctttactcccccatgacttacaacgaacatcaacaaaattcccacattctgattatttataagatacatagtctcatgggaaattaaagcactgaaacaatacccctaattactaaagaagtgtgaatagttttagaagccacatcaaaaactcgtgcgtcgtgtttgaccggggtctccagacacctcaaaacaataaaagcactcggcctacggcctcgtgctttcatctgttcctcggtgtctggaaaccccagtcaaacactcgcactcgtttttgatttattacatGAAGTTTCTGCCGCAGAATTATCGGGAAACACAGGCTGATTGGTTCGGTAAGCGCGGTATTTCGTGGCATATTTCTGTTGTCATTCGTAAAGTCCAAGATGTCCTTCAGCACCAGACTCTTATCCATGTGGTCCAAAATTCATCACAAGAGACTGACACTGTAACCTGGATAATGGAGAATGTGCTGTCCACATTAAAAAAAGATCACCCGGAGTTAAAAGTTGCATATTTCCGCCAAGATAATGCGGTTTGGAAGTCTTATGATGTAGGTCGAGGTAAAGAAATTCCATGGAATAAGTTGCCAGGTAAGATCAGATTAGTTTGCAAGTATTCCAGTGGAACGAGCTTGATGTCATGAAATACACTGCGACTGAAAATACAATGTGAATGTGAGTGTGAATGTATATATGCTTGTATGTAACAGTCatagttttaaattttcttcttaCGTCTTACAGTTCATGTTCAAGTGCTCAGGGAAGTGGAGACATGCACGCACTTCTTTTTGCCTGGTGATTTTGTCAAAGTTCAAGTTGTGAAAGAGAAAAATCAAGGTGGCAATAACGATGACAGTCGCAACGATGATGAAATTGGCGAGGAAGAACAACTAGAAAGTTCCAGTGAACTTCTCTCATGCCCCATTCAAGGATGTACTCTATCCTTTAAGAGGCATTCCAATCTTGAAAACCATATAAGTTATGGCAAGTGCAGACTACGCAAAGAAAAGCTGACTGTATTAGACCAAGCAAAAGTCCTCTATGCTCAGAAGTTATCCGAAGGTACAACCGAACAACCATCGATGCAAAGCGAGACCTCACTAAGTCAAGGTTGGGCGATAAGGCAAACTAAGAAAGCAGCACGGTTCAATGAGAGTCAAAGAAGCTACCTGGACGAGAAAGTTCTCATTGAACAGTCAACTGGGATTAAAGCTGATCCATCACAGGTTGCACGCGACCTTCGAAACGCAAGAACTGAGAGTGGAAAACAAAGATTT harbors:
- the LOC137977267 gene encoding uncharacterized protein, with amino-acid sequence MRVDSVQLDHFLTFITSPHVMQDLPFGQRHLQLSNGKIVEVPNVIREMVKECTIKQYRQFCEENNFKPFSYATMHRILTYCSASVRKSLQGLDYISAEGSSAFDDLSIITEKLTDRNLDPCKGQKLQKALKEGKLYLKTDYKVHIVEKSNTADHCLAFALSDPKEDAFQNKYDHTHKECCRSCEELKCTLNLIEDSIKSLPEKRFTVFLQSGGPGH